The nucleotide sequence CTATCCGTGGATTAAAGTGCCGAATCCAGCCAATGCAGGCAAGCCGATCCTGGTGCCCCCTTGCGGTCACATGATGGGCATTTGGTGCCGCACCGACCAAGATCGAGGGGTGTTTAAGGCCCCTGCCAATGAAACCCCTAGAGGCGTAATTGGTTTGGCTTACGAAACCAACATGCGCGAGCAAGAATTGCTCAATCCCAAGGGGATCAACTGCATCCGCAACTTCTCCAGTTACAACCGGGGCTTTAAGGTCTGGGGGGCGCGCACGCTGGTGGAACCCGACAATATTCAATGGCGCTATATCAGCGTGCGGCGACTGCTCAGCTACATCGAAAAATCGATTGAGATGGGGACGCAGTGGGTGGTGTTCGAACCCAACGATCCCGACCTGTGGGCTCGCGTGTCCCGCTCTGTCAGCAGCTTCTTAGAGGGCCTGTGGCGAGATGGGGCGTTATTTGGCGGCTCTCCTGCCGAAGCCTTCTATGTCAAGTGCGATGGCGAACTGAACACCCAAGACACGATTATGAAAGGTCGTCTCTATGTCGAGGTCGGGGTTTGCCCGGTGCGTCCGGCTGAATTTGTCATCTTCCGTATCAGCCAGTGGGCTCCGAACCAGTAGGGTTTGGAGGCAGACAGTTAACACGAGCGCGCGTAAGGAGCCAGTGCGATGGCAGAACTGACTAAACCGATTGCCCCCAGTAGTTTTTATTTGGAAATCTCGGGGGTGGTGGAGGGAGACAAATCCGTCTTCAAAAGCGTCACGATCCCCGACTACACCCCCAAAGTGCAGGGGGGACAACAGGCGATCGGCAGCACCAAAGATGGCAAAACCATTTGGCAAGTCAACTCCGCTGGGTTTGAAGGATTGTTTACGATTGACTGCGTTTGCATCGCTAGCGGCGATGGCGGCAGCACTAGCAAAGAGCTATACACGTGGTTTGAGAGTTGTTTGCCCAGTTCCAATGGCGGCAAAGGCAAGTGGGATGACAACAAAAAAGAAGGCAGTATTACCGCCTACGATTCCGACGGTAACGAAATTGCCAAGTGGCAGTTTGTGGAAGCTTGGCCGTCTAAATACAAGTGTGCCGATTTAGATGTCACGGGCGATGGTTACATTGAGGAAACCTATACCCTGACCTGCGAGAAGTTCAATCGCACGATGTAGGGTCTTTCACGATGTAGCTTTGATGTAGTTTTCGGTCGAGTTTGAGGCCATTCAGGAGACCAACAGTGGTTCAGTATTTAACTAGCTCGAAGTTCTATTTCGAAATTG is from Synechococcus sp. PCC 7336 and encodes:
- a CDS encoding phage tail protein — protein: MAELTKPIAPSSFYLEISGVVEGDKSVFKSVTIPDYTPKVQGGQQAIGSTKDGKTIWQVNSAGFEGLFTIDCVCIASGDGGSTSKELYTWFESCLPSSNGGKGKWDDNKKEGSITAYDSDGNEIAKWQFVEAWPSKYKCADLDVTGDGYIEETYTLTCEKFNRTM